In the genome of Tropicibacter oceani, one region contains:
- the mtgA gene encoding monofunctional biosynthetic peptidoglycan transglycosylase: MAAKTSPAKKARPARKSAAKTPAQGRRFRPMRWVLRGAFRLGVIMSAVMLMLVLAFKGLNPPTTHTIWSEQRRLGTVEQVWMDVDAIAPVMLRAAVAAEDANFCSHWGFDMAAIRAAIESGAARGGSTISQQVVKNVYLWQGRSYLRKALEALMTPMVEALWSKRRILEVYLNVAEFDTGVFGVEAAARHYFGVGAGDLSARQASLLAAVLPNPKNRNAARPTAYLERRARSIRSGADTIAADGRAACFER, from the coding sequence ATGGCAGCCAAGACAAGCCCCGCAAAGAAGGCCCGACCCGCGCGTAAATCCGCGGCCAAGACGCCTGCGCAGGGGCGGCGCTTTCGGCCGATGCGCTGGGTGCTGCGGGGCGCGTTCAGACTGGGGGTGATCATGTCTGCTGTCATGTTGATGCTGGTTCTGGCCTTCAAGGGGCTGAACCCACCGACCACGCATACGATCTGGTCCGAGCAGCGCAGGCTGGGGACGGTCGAGCAGGTCTGGATGGATGTCGACGCCATCGCTCCGGTGATGTTGCGGGCGGCCGTGGCGGCCGAGGACGCCAATTTCTGCAGCCACTGGGGATTTGACATGGCGGCGATCCGGGCGGCCATCGAAAGCGGCGCGGCGCGGGGCGGCAGCACGATTTCGCAGCAGGTGGTCAAGAACGTCTATCTGTGGCAGGGGCGCAGTTATCTGCGCAAGGCGCTGGAGGCGCTGATGACCCCGATGGTCGAGGCGCTTTGGTCCAAGCGGCGCATCCTTGAGGTGTACCTGAACGTGGCCGAATTCGACACGGGTGTTTTCGGGGTCGAGGCGGCGGCTAGGCATTATTTCGGGGTCGGGGCGGGGGACCTGTCGGCGCGGCAGGCGTCGCTGTTGGCGGCGGTGTTGCCCAATCCGAAGAACCGCAATGCGGCGCGCCCGACGGCCTATCTGGAACGGCGCGCCAGGTCGATCCGGTCGGGGGCAGACACGATCGCGGCGGATGGGCGCGCGGCCTGTTTCGAGCGCTGA
- the fzlA gene encoding FtsZ-binding protein FzlA: MAKLYHVPLSPFCRKVRLSLAEKKIECELLEERYWEKDPDFLRRNPAAKVPVLKIDGKTMAESAAICEWIEEKYPEPSLMPRSADARYEVRRLVGWFDDKFHNEVTSKLLYERVNKKVMKAGFPDSGNVKSGAKAIKYHLDYLAWLLDHRRWLAGDSMTLADFAAAAHLSSLDYISDVDWNRSEVVKDWYAKIKSRPAFRSILADQVPGFPPPAHYADLDF, translated from the coding sequence ATGGCCAAGCTGTACCACGTTCCCTTGTCTCCGTTCTGCCGCAAGGTCCGGTTGAGCCTGGCCGAGAAGAAGATCGAGTGCGAGCTGTTGGAGGAACGGTACTGGGAAAAGGACCCGGATTTCCTGCGCCGCAACCCGGCGGCGAAGGTTCCGGTGCTGAAGATCGACGGCAAGACCATGGCCGAAAGCGCCGCCATCTGCGAGTGGATCGAGGAGAAGTACCCCGAGCCGTCCTTGATGCCGCGCAGCGCTGATGCGCGCTATGAGGTGCGCCGCCTGGTGGGGTGGTTCGACGACAAGTTCCACAATGAAGTGACCAGCAAGCTGCTGTACGAACGGGTGAACAAGAAGGTCATGAAGGCGGGTTTTCCCGACAGCGGCAACGTCAAGTCCGGGGCGAAGGCGATCAAGTATCATCTGGATTACCTGGCCTGGCTTCTGGATCACCGGCGCTGGCTGGCGGGCGACAGCATGACGCTGGCCGATTTCGCGGCGGCGGCGCATCTGTCGTCGCTGGATTACATTTCGGACGTGGACTGGAACCGCAGCGAGGTGGTCAAGGACTGGTACGCCAAGATCAAGTCTCGGCCGGCGTTCCGGTCGATCCTGGCCGACCAGGTGCCCGGCTTTCCGCCGCCGGCGCACTACGCCGACCTGGATTTCTGA
- the queG gene encoding tRNA epoxyqueuosine(34) reductase QueG: protein MLKAEAREVGFAACRVCQPGDVPQVMARLQAYVAAGRHGQMGWMGERMHWRGAPDALWPEARSVIMLAENYGPEHDPLAVLEQRDRAAISVYAQNRDYHDVVKKRLKRLGRWLIETAGPDSEIKVFVDTAPVMEKPLGQAAGLGWQGKHTNLVSRKLGSWFFLGCIFTTVALPVDGGEVDHCGSCRACLDVCPTGAFPAPYQLDARRCISYLTIEHAGPVDPALRAGLGNRIYGCDDCLAVCPWNKFAQRAAEAKYHARPELLAPRLADLAGLDDAGFRALFSGSPIKRIGRDRFVRNVCYAIGNSGEAGLRPAVQALCEDADAAVRDAARWAAARLPA from the coding sequence ATGCTGAAGGCGGAGGCGCGGGAGGTGGGCTTTGCCGCCTGTCGGGTTTGTCAGCCGGGGGATGTGCCGCAGGTGATGGCGCGTTTGCAGGCCTATGTGGCTGCGGGGCGGCATGGGCAGATGGGCTGGATGGGCGAGCGGATGCATTGGCGCGGCGCGCCGGATGCGCTGTGGCCCGAGGCGCGGTCAGTCATCATGCTGGCCGAGAATTACGGCCCGGAGCATGATCCGCTTGCGGTGCTGGAGCAACGCGATCGGGCGGCGATTTCGGTCTATGCTCAGAACCGCGATTACCATGACGTTGTGAAAAAGCGGCTGAAGCGGCTGGGGCGCTGGTTGATCGAGACCGCCGGGCCGGACAGCGAGATCAAGGTTTTTGTCGACACTGCTCCGGTGATGGAAAAGCCGCTGGGGCAGGCGGCGGGGCTGGGTTGGCAGGGTAAGCATACCAACCTGGTCAGTCGGAAACTGGGATCGTGGTTTTTCCTGGGGTGCATTTTCACCACGGTGGCGTTGCCCGTGGATGGGGGTGAGGTCGATCATTGCGGATCGTGCCGGGCCTGTCTGGATGTCTGTCCGACCGGGGCCTTTCCGGCGCCCTACCAGTTGGATGCGCGGCGCTGCATTTCCTATCTGACGATCGAGCACGCGGGGCCGGTGGACCCGGCGTTGCGCGCAGGCCTGGGCAACCGGATCTATGGCTGTGACGATTGCCTGGCGGTTTGTCCGTGGAACAAGTTCGCGCAGCGCGCCGCCGAGGCGAAGTACCATGCGCGGCCCGAATTGCTGGCGCCCAGGCTGGCAGATCTGGCGGGGTTGGACGATGCCGGGTTTCGCGCGCTGTTTTCGGGCAGTCCGATCAAGCGCATCGGGCGGGACCGGTTCGTGCGCAATGTCTGCTATGCCATCGGCAATTCCGGCGAGGCGGGGTTGCGGCCTGCGGTGCAAGCGTTGTGCGAGGATGCGGACGCGGCGGTGCGCGATGCGGCACGCTGGGCGGCGGCGCGCCTGCCCGCCTGA
- the msrB gene encoding peptide-methionine (R)-S-oxide reductase MsrB — protein MAKYERRPEVIETLSPEQYRVTQENGTERPGTGEYLGNKDPGIYVDIVSGEPLFASAAKYESGCGWPSFVKPIEPDNIVELRDTTHGMIRTEVRSAHGDSHLGHVFPDGPVEQGGLRYCINSASLRFVHRDDMEDEGYGQYLAQVEDVE, from the coding sequence ATGGCCAAGTATGAACGCCGCCCCGAGGTGATCGAAACGCTCAGCCCCGAGCAGTATCGTGTCACGCAGGAAAACGGCACCGAACGCCCCGGAACGGGCGAATATCTGGGAAACAAGGACCCGGGGATTTACGTCGATATCGTGTCGGGCGAGCCTTTGTTCGCAAGTGCCGCCAAGTATGAAAGCGGCTGCGGCTGGCCGAGTTTCGTCAAGCCGATCGAGCCGGACAATATCGTCGAGTTGCGCGATACCACGCATGGCATGATCCGGACCGAGGTGCGCAGCGCCCATGGTGACAGTCACCTGGGGCATGTGTTCCCGGACGGGCCGGTCGAGCAGGGCGGTTTGCGCTATTGCATCAACTCGGCCTCGTTGCGGTTTGTGCATCGCGATGACATGGAAGACGAAGGCTATGGCCAGTATCTGGCCCAGGTGGAGGATGTGGAATGA
- the msrA gene encoding peptide-methionine (S)-S-oxide reductase MsrA → MMERAVLAGGCFWGMQDLIRKLPGVEKTRVGYTGGDVANATYRNHGTHAEGIEILFDPARISYRQILEFFFQIHDPTTVNRQGNDRGMSYRSAIYYVDDAQRACALETIADVEASGHWPGKVVTEVEPVGDFWEAEPEHQDYLERIPNGYTCHFPRADWVLPRRDAAE, encoded by the coding sequence ATGATGGAACGCGCTGTTTTGGCGGGGGGCTGTTTCTGGGGCATGCAGGATCTGATCCGCAAGCTGCCGGGTGTCGAAAAGACCCGCGTGGGTTACACCGGTGGTGACGTTGCGAATGCGACCTATCGCAATCACGGCACCCATGCCGAGGGGATCGAGATCCTGTTCGATCCCGCGCGGATCAGCTATCGCCAGATTTTGGAGTTCTTTTTCCAGATCCACGATCCGACCACGGTGAACCGGCAGGGCAATGACCGCGGGATGAGCTATCGTTCGGCGATCTATTATGTCGATGATGCGCAGCGGGCCTGTGCGCTTGAGACCATTGCCGATGTCGAGGCCTCGGGCCATTGGCCGGGCAAGGTGGTGACCGAGGTCGAACCGGTGGGGGATTTCTGGGAAGCCGAGCCGGAGCATCAGGATTACCTTGAGCGTATTCCGAACGGCTATACCTGCCATTTCCCGCGCGCCGACTGGGTTCTGCCGCGCCGCGACGCCGCCGAATAG
- a CDS encoding class I SAM-dependent DNA methyltransferase: MTTDSAFWDRIAVKYAARPVGDPAAYETTLQRVRHWLRPDMAVLELGCGTGTTALRLSDAVRRYTATDAAQGMLDIAMAKPVPDGGALRFVRAEAQEAVQPGYDVILAFSLLHLLPGRRDLMAQVRAALPAGGVFISKTPCLAGKPWFRPLIAVLRWFGKAPPGVGFVSPSMLQAELREAGFEIVETGDYPKSLPNHFIVARAV, from the coding sequence ATGACCACAGACAGTGCCTTTTGGGACCGCATTGCGGTGAAATATGCCGCCCGTCCGGTCGGTGATCCGGCCGCCTACGAGACGACCTTGCAGCGGGTACGCCATTGGCTGCGCCCCGATATGGCGGTGCTGGAGCTGGGCTGCGGCACCGGGACGACAGCGCTGCGCCTGAGCGATGCGGTGCGCCGTTATACGGCGACGGATGCGGCGCAGGGGATGCTGGACATTGCCATGGCCAAACCGGTGCCCGACGGGGGCGCGCTGCGTTTTGTGCGGGCCGAGGCGCAGGAGGCCGTGCAGCCGGGATATGATGTGATCCTGGCCTTCAGCCTGCTGCATCTGCTGCCCGGGCGCCGGGATTTGATGGCGCAGGTGCGCGCGGCCTTGCCGGCGGGAGGGGTGTTCATTTCCAAGACGCCGTGCCTTGCGGGCAAGCCCTGGTTCCGGCCGTTGATCGCGGTGCTGCGCTGGTTCGGCAAGGCGCCGCCGGGGGTTGGCTTTGTGTCGCCGTCGATGCTGCAGGCCGAGCTGAGGGAGGCGGGCTTCGAGATTGTCGAGACCGGGGATTATCCCAAGTCCCTGCCCAACCATTTCATCGTGGCGCGGGCTGTTTGA
- a CDS encoding (R)-mandelonitrile lyase gives MDIFRAGSRPSSTPSPDYFTGKVRMDPVISSNPPSRVNALIVTFDPGARTAWHTHPYGQTLHILSGLCLAQSEGQDIRELRPGDTCWFAPGEKHWHGAAPDVGMAHLAIQEAKDGSAADWLEQVSDAQYTGPRIP, from the coding sequence ATGGACATTTTCCGCGCCGGAAGCCGCCCGTCAAGCACCCCGAGCCCCGACTATTTCACCGGCAAGGTCCGCATGGACCCGGTGATTTCGTCCAACCCGCCGTCGCGGGTCAACGCGCTGATCGTCACCTTTGATCCCGGCGCGCGCACCGCCTGGCACACCCATCCCTACGGGCAGACCCTGCACATCCTGTCGGGCCTGTGCCTTGCGCAAAGCGAAGGTCAGGACATCCGCGAACTGCGCCCCGGCGACACCTGCTGGTTCGCCCCGGGTGAAAAACACTGGCACGGCGCCGCCCCCGACGTGGGCATGGCGCACCTGGCGATCCAAGAGGCAAAGGACGGCAGCGCCGCCGACTGGCTGGAACAGGTCTCGGACGCGCAATACACCGGCCCGCGCATCCCCTGA
- the glyA gene encoding serine hydroxymethyltransferase, translating to MTASHRDTGFFTETLETRDPQLFGAIKGELGRQRDEIELIASENIVSRAVMEAQGSVMTNKYAEGYPGRRYYGGCDWVDVAENLAIERACQLFGCEFANVQPNSGSQANQGVYQALIQPGDTILGMSLDAGGHLTHGAKPNQSGKWFNAIQYGVRQQDNTLDYDQVQELALAHKPKLIIAGGSAIPRQIDFARMREIADMVGAYLHVDMAHFAGLVAAGEHPSPFPHAHVATTTTHKTLRGPRGGMILTNDETIAKKVNSAIFPGIQGGPLMHVIAAKAVAFGEALRPEFKAYAKQVILNAQALSDQLIKGGLDTVTHGTDTHVVLVDLRPKGVKGNATEKALGRAHITCNKNGVPFDPEKPTITSGIRLGSPAGTTRGFGEAEFRQIADWIIEVVDGLAANGEDGNAEVEAKVKAEVEALCARFPIYADL from the coding sequence ATGACCGCATCCCACCGTGACACCGGTTTCTTCACCGAAACGCTTGAAACCCGCGACCCTCAGCTTTTCGGCGCCATCAAGGGCGAACTTGGTCGCCAGCGGGACGAGATCGAGCTGATCGCCTCGGAAAACATCGTGTCCCGCGCCGTGATGGAAGCGCAGGGCAGCGTGATGACCAACAAATACGCCGAAGGCTATCCGGGCCGCCGCTATTATGGCGGCTGCGACTGGGTCGACGTGGCGGAAAACCTGGCCATCGAACGCGCCTGCCAGCTGTTCGGCTGTGAATTCGCCAACGTGCAGCCGAACTCGGGCTCGCAGGCCAACCAGGGGGTGTATCAGGCGCTGATCCAGCCCGGCGATACCATTCTGGGGATGAGCCTGGATGCGGGCGGCCACCTGACCCACGGCGCCAAACCGAACCAGTCGGGCAAGTGGTTCAACGCCATCCAGTACGGCGTGCGCCAGCAGGACAACACGCTGGACTACGATCAGGTTCAGGAACTGGCACTTGCCCACAAACCCAAGCTGATCATCGCCGGCGGCAGCGCCATCCCGCGCCAGATCGACTTTGCCCGCATGCGCGAAATCGCCGATATGGTCGGCGCCTACCTGCATGTGGACATGGCGCATTTTGCCGGTCTGGTGGCAGCGGGCGAACACCCCTCGCCTTTCCCGCATGCGCATGTGGCCACCACCACCACGCATAAAACCCTGCGCGGCCCGCGCGGCGGCATGATCCTGACCAACGACGAAACCATCGCCAAGAAAGTGAACTCGGCGATCTTCCCGGGCATTCAGGGCGGCCCGCTGATGCACGTCATCGCCGCCAAGGCCGTCGCCTTTGGCGAAGCGCTGCGCCCCGAATTCAAGGCCTACGCCAAGCAGGTGATCCTCAACGCGCAGGCGCTGTCGGACCAGCTGATCAAGGGCGGTCTCGACACCGTGACCCACGGCACCGACACCCACGTCGTGCTCGTCGACCTGCGCCCCAAAGGGGTCAAGGGCAACGCCACCGAAAAGGCATTGGGCCGCGCGCACATCACCTGCAACAAGAACGGCGTGCCGTTTGATCCCGAAAAGCCGACGATCACATCCGGCATCCGGCTGGGCAGCCCCGCCGGAACCACCCGCGGTTTCGGTGAGGCCGAGTTCCGCCAGATCGCCGACTGGATCATCGAAGTCGTCGATGGGCTGGCGGCGAACGGCGAAGACGGCAACGCCGAAGTCGAAGCCAAGGTCAAGGCCGAGGTCGAGGCGCTGTGCGCGCGCTTCCCGATCTACGCAGACCTTTGA
- a CDS encoding NAD kinase, with product MARAGNLCFFWLQTERTGNFMSLKIAFCASDAAIAQSALRGLTRRYGDHAEQGADAIVALGGDGFMLQTLHRTQDNPAPVYGMNRGTVGFLMNEYSEHGLPERLEAAEVAVINPLVMRTVCGDGSEHRALAINEVSLLRMGPQAAKLRISVDGKVRLAELVCDGALVATPAGSTAYNYSAHGPILPIGADVLALTAVAAFRPRRWRGALLPKSAEVSFEVLEAEKRPVMAEADSRAVRDVRQVHIRSEPRIEHRVLFDPGHGLEERLIQEQFV from the coding sequence CTGGCAAGGGCGGGGAACTTGTGTTTCTTTTGGCTCCAAACGGAGAGGACAGGAAACTTTATGTCGTTAAAGATCGCCTTCTGCGCCTCGGACGCCGCGATCGCGCAGTCCGCGCTGCGCGGGTTGACGCGCCGCTATGGCGATCATGCCGAACAGGGGGCCGATGCGATCGTGGCCCTGGGCGGCGACGGGTTCATGTTGCAGACGCTGCATCGCACCCAGGACAACCCCGCGCCGGTCTACGGCATGAACCGGGGCACCGTCGGCTTTTTGATGAACGAGTATTCCGAACACGGCCTGCCCGAACGGCTGGAGGCGGCCGAGGTCGCGGTGATCAACCCGCTGGTCATGCGCACGGTTTGCGGGGACGGGTCCGAGCATCGGGCGCTGGCCATCAACGAAGTGTCCTTGTTGCGCATGGGTCCGCAGGCGGCCAAGCTGCGGATCAGCGTCGACGGCAAGGTGCGTCTGGCCGAACTGGTCTGTGACGGTGCGCTGGTGGCGACGCCCGCCGGATCGACAGCCTACAACTATTCGGCGCACGGGCCGATTTTGCCGATCGGGGCGGATGTTCTGGCGCTGACGGCGGTGGCCGCGTTCCGGCCCCGGCGCTGGCGCGGCGCGCTGTTGCCGAAATCCGCCGAAGTCAGTTTCGAGGTGCTGGAGGCCGAGAAACGCCCGGTCATGGCCGAGGCGGACAGCCGCGCGGTGCGCGATGTGCGCCAGGTGCACATCCGGTCCGAACCCCGGATCGAACATCGTGTGTTGTTCGATCCCGGCCATGGATTGGAAGAACGGCTGATCCAGGAACAATTCGTCTGA
- a CDS encoding class I SAM-dependent methyltransferase: MDIPSLQNTATWDREAWTVRAPAEVEFWDRWITSKGDRWPVDFQRRTDPNAPLTPMLVDLLPHLDLTPGQTVKVLDIGSGPLSYVGYAHDTYQVDLTAVDPLSDEYNRLLDSVGVTGVVRTRPGYFETALADFGAGSFDVVWCFNSLDHSIDPVLGLVNLLSVVKIGGGLILSFCPNEAEQGKYKGLHQWNLDLDEGQLVLTQLGRKTSLQGLLDQQKIVKRMVGGSRAGVKERVTYLIRKTANVNLSQAMLR; the protein is encoded by the coding sequence ATGGACATTCCGAGCCTTCAGAATACCGCGACATGGGACCGCGAGGCCTGGACCGTGCGGGCCCCCGCCGAGGTGGAATTCTGGGATCGCTGGATCACCTCGAAGGGTGACCGCTGGCCCGTCGATTTCCAACGGCGGACGGACCCGAACGCGCCCTTGACCCCGATGCTGGTTGACCTGCTGCCGCATCTGGACCTGACGCCGGGCCAGACGGTCAAGGTGCTGGATATCGGGTCGGGGCCCTTGTCCTATGTCGGCTATGCCCATGACACCTATCAGGTGGATCTGACCGCGGTTGACCCGCTGTCGGACGAATACAACCGGCTGCTGGATTCGGTCGGCGTGACAGGGGTGGTGCGCACCCGCCCCGGCTATTTCGAGACAGCGCTGGCGGATTTCGGAGCGGGCAGTTTTGACGTGGTCTGGTGCTTCAACTCGCTCGATCATTCGATCGACCCGGTGCTGGGGTTGGTGAACCTGCTTTCGGTGGTGAAAATCGGTGGCGGGCTGATCCTGAGCTTTTGCCCCAACGAGGCGGAGCAGGGCAAATACAAGGGCCTGCACCAGTGGAACCTGGACCTGGACGAAGGGCAGCTGGTGCTGACGCAGCTGGGCCGCAAGACATCGCTGCAAGGGCTGCTTGACCAGCAAAAGATCGTCAAACGCATGGTTGGCGGATCACGGGCAGGGGTCAAGGAACGGGTGACCTACCTGATCCGCAAGACCGCGAACGTCAACCTGTCGCAGGCGATGCTGCGCTAA
- a CDS encoding Crp/Fnr family transcriptional regulator encodes MDGPISQKQTSILFESLPARDAAALRAMGRPMHYQPQAQICAEGSDDQSMLLIETGRVEISLTSVDGRRSILAQLGPGEVVGEMAALDGEPRSADAEAAVDVTGLLLTRSQVQRFLRDHPDAALQVIRTLCARLRKTNTRLATQVLSDGPSRLAGLLGQLFEDWGTPDAMGHLHLSEGFSQSDLGDMTGLTRETVNRAIRSWEKDGIVRRDGRSLVLLDPALLAKRAF; translated from the coding sequence TTGGACGGACCGATCTCGCAAAAACAGACCAGCATCCTGTTCGAGTCCTTGCCAGCCCGGGACGCCGCCGCCCTTCGGGCGATGGGGCGGCCCATGCATTACCAGCCGCAGGCCCAGATCTGCGCCGAAGGCAGCGATGATCAGTCCATGCTGCTGATCGAAACCGGGCGCGTGGAAATCAGCCTGACCTCGGTCGATGGGCGCCGCTCGATCCTGGCGCAGCTTGGCCCCGGTGAGGTGGTCGGGGAAATGGCCGCCCTTGATGGCGAACCCCGCAGCGCCGACGCCGAGGCAGCCGTGGATGTGACCGGACTGCTGTTGACGCGGTCGCAGGTGCAACGCTTTCTGCGCGATCACCCCGACGCGGCCTTGCAGGTGATCCGGACGCTTTGCGCGCGCCTGCGCAAGACCAATACGCGGCTGGCAACCCAGGTGCTCAGTGACGGGCCGTCACGGCTGGCCGGGCTGCTTGGGCAGCTTTTCGAAGACTGGGGCACCCCCGACGCCATGGGCCACCTGCACCTGTCCGAAGGGTTTTCGCAATCCGACCTGGGCGACATGACCGGGCTGACGCGCGAAACCGTCAACCGCGCCATACGCTCTTGGGAAAAGGACGGGATCGTGCGCCGCGACGGCCGCAGTCTTGTCCTGCTGGATCCGGCGCTCTTGGCGAAACGCGCGTTTTAG
- the prpE gene encoding propionate-CoA ligase PrpE, which translates to MGYNDVYQAWKADPEGFWMEQAKAIDWVEAPKQALYDRGDHIYEWFADAKVNTCWNAVDRHVENGRGEQTAIIYDSPITHTKREISYVELRNRVANLAGALRAKGVEKGDRVIIYMPMIPEALEAMLACARLGAVHSVVFGGFASNELAVRIDDAKPKAIIAASCGMEPGRVIHYKPLLDGAIDLAKHKPDFCVIFQREQEVAKLIEGRDYNWHGFQFGVEPAECVPVEGNHPAYILYTSGTTGQPKGVIRPTAGHLVALNWTMKNLYNVDPGDVFWAASDVGWVVGHSYITYGPLVHGNTTIVFEGKPVGTPDAGTFWRVISEHKVKSFFTAPTAFRAVKREDPKGEFVKKYDLSCLKAVYLAGERADPDTIVWAQDQLKVPVIDHWWQTETGWCIAGNPLGIEELPTKLGSPAKPMPGYDIQILDEAGHPMPKGELGAIAVKLPLPPGTLPGLWNAEARFKKSYLEHFPGYYETGDAGMIDDDGYVYIMARTDDVINVAGHRLSTGGMEEVLASHPDVAECAVIGVTDQLKGQLPLGFLCLSSGVNRPHDEIVKECVKLVRDKIGPVAAFKLACVVDRLPKTRSGKILRATMVKIADSEEFKLPATIDDPAILDEIREALQTLGYAKG; encoded by the coding sequence GTGGGTTACAATGACGTCTATCAGGCCTGGAAAGCCGACCCCGAAGGCTTTTGGATGGAACAGGCCAAGGCCATCGACTGGGTCGAGGCCCCGAAACAGGCACTCTATGACCGCGGCGATCACATCTATGAATGGTTCGCCGACGCCAAGGTGAACACCTGCTGGAACGCCGTGGACCGCCATGTCGAAAATGGCCGGGGCGAACAGACCGCCATCATCTACGACAGCCCCATCACCCATACCAAGCGCGAAATTTCCTACGTGGAACTGCGCAACCGGGTTGCCAACCTGGCCGGCGCCCTGCGCGCCAAGGGTGTCGAAAAGGGCGACCGCGTCATCATCTACATGCCGATGATCCCCGAGGCGCTTGAGGCCATGCTGGCCTGCGCCCGTCTGGGGGCCGTGCATTCCGTGGTCTTTGGCGGCTTTGCCTCGAACGAACTGGCGGTGCGCATCGACGACGCCAAGCCCAAGGCAATCATCGCCGCCTCGTGCGGGATGGAGCCGGGCCGCGTCATCCACTACAAGCCGCTGCTTGACGGGGCCATCGACCTGGCCAAGCACAAGCCCGACTTCTGCGTGATCTTCCAGCGCGAACAAGAGGTCGCCAAGCTGATCGAAGGCCGTGACTATAACTGGCACGGCTTTCAGTTTGGCGTCGAACCGGCCGAATGCGTCCCGGTCGAGGGCAACCACCCGGCCTATATCCTTTATACCTCGGGCACGACCGGCCAGCCCAAGGGCGTGATCCGCCCCACCGCCGGACACCTCGTGGCGCTGAACTGGACGATGAAAAACCTGTATAACGTCGACCCCGGCGATGTGTTCTGGGCGGCCTCAGATGTGGGCTGGGTCGTTGGTCACAGCTATATCACCTATGGCCCGCTGGTTCACGGCAACACCACCATCGTCTTCGAAGGCAAGCCGGTCGGCACCCCGGATGCGGGCACCTTCTGGCGGGTGATTTCGGAACATAAGGTCAAGTCGTTCTTTACCGCCCCCACCGCCTTTCGCGCGGTCAAGCGCGAGGACCCCAAAGGCGAGTTCGTCAAGAAATACGACCTGTCCTGCCTCAAGGCCGTTTATCTGGCAGGCGAACGCGCCGACCCGGACACCATCGTCTGGGCGCAGGACCAGCTGAAGGTTCCGGTGATCGACCATTGGTGGCAGACCGAAACTGGCTGGTGCATCGCGGGCAACCCGCTGGGGATCGAGGAACTGCCGACGAAACTTGGATCGCCTGCGAAACCCATGCCCGGCTATGACATCCAGATCCTGGATGAAGCAGGCCACCCGATGCCCAAGGGCGAACTGGGCGCGATTGCCGTCAAACTGCCCCTGCCCCCCGGCACCCTGCCGGGCCTGTGGAACGCCGAGGCGCGGTTCAAGAAATCCTATCTCGAACATTTCCCCGGCTACTATGAAACCGGCGATGCGGGCATGATCGACGACGACGGCTATGTCTACATCATGGCGCGCACCGATGACGTGATCAACGTCGCCGGCCACCGCCTGTCCACCGGCGGCATGGAAGAGGTGCTGGCATCGCATCCCGACGTCGCCGAATGCGCGGTGATCGGCGTGACAGACCAGCTCAAGGGCCAGTTGCCGCTGGGCTTCTTGTGCCTGTCCTCGGGCGTGAACCGCCCGCACGACGAGATCGTCAAGGAATGCGTCAAACTGGTCCGCGACAAGATCGGCCCGGTTGCGGCCTTCAAACTGGCCTGCGTCGTGGATCGTCTGCCGAAAACCCGGTCGGGGAAAATCCTGCGCGCCACCATGGTCAAGATCGCCGACAGCGAAGAATTCAAGCTGCCCGCGACCATCGACGATCCGGCCATTCTGGACGAAATTCGCGAAGCCCTGCAAACCCTGGGCTATGCCAAGGGCTGA